Proteins encoded in a region of the Quercus lobata isolate SW786 chromosome 8, ValleyOak3.0 Primary Assembly, whole genome shotgun sequence genome:
- the LOC115956584 gene encoding uncharacterized protein LOC115956584, translating into MAPLLSPSVEGEELYLYLAVTPHAVSSALIREEDKVQRPVYYTSKALKGAEGRYPQMEKLAFALITASRKLRHYFQAHVINVMTDHPLKKAMNRPEAAGRLIQWAVELSEFDIRYLPRHAIKAQALADFIAEFTPSHNETEDSKRWIVHVDGSSTRHAGGIGVVLQSPEGDKLKHKVLLQYQATNNEVEYEALLKGLELAKSVEAKSICVMGDSQLIMGQVNGTYEAKEERMKKYLGRVMRLVKRFEKADFVQIPREENVEADTIAKEASADESLGKSDEVQYVPSIDAQEVQQVDNKENWMTPIISYLKDGRLPEEKDEARKVRVRSARYVLMNGVLYKRGFSQPYLRCLAPDEANYVLREVHEGACGNHSGARSLVHKVVRAGYYWPNMQADAKAYVKVCDQCQRFSNVPRQPSEYLTPMVAPWPFAQWGLDILGPFPLGVRQMKFLVVGIDYFTKWVEAEPLANITQQNVKNFVWKNIVCRFGVPKTRLEGTKGVWPDELPGVLWAYRTTVRTPTGETPFKLAYGSDAVIPAEVHMANHRVMMYQDKDNEDQLRLNLDLIDEVRTNAEHRAAKYKNLMAMQYDAVVKPRRFNIGDLVLRKLCYGYGRSHEVCIY; encoded by the exons ATGGCACCGCTGTTGAGTCCATCAGTGGAAGGAGAGGAACTATATTTGTACCTAGCAGTAACCCCGCATGCCGTGAGCTCGGCATTGATAAGAGAGGAAGATAAAGTGCAAAGACCTGTGTACTATACAAGCAAGGCATTGAAAGGAGCGGAAGGACGGTATCCGCAAATGGAGAAGTTGGCCTTCGCACTAATCACAGCATCACGGAAGCTgaggcattatttccaagcacatgtcATTAATGTTATGACAGATCATCCTCTCAAAAAGGCAATGAATAGGCCGGAAGCTGCAGGACGATTAATCCAGTGGGCTGTGGAGCTAAGTGAGTTCGATATCAGGTATCTACCAAGGCATGCCATTAAagctcaagccctagcagattttATTGCGGAGTTTACCCCAAGTCATAACGAGACAGAGGACAGTAAGAGATGGATCGTTCATGTGGATGGTTCGTCCACACGGCATGCAGGAGGAATTGGTGTGGTCCTGCAGTCCCCAGAGGGAGATAAACTGAAACATAAAGTCCTTCTACAGTACCAAGCGACAAACAATGAAGTCGAATATGAAGCCCTCctcaaagggctagaattggcAAAGTCCGTGGAAGCAAAGTCCATATGTGTCATGGGGGATTCCCAACTGATCATGGGGCAAGTGAATGGGACGTATGAGGCGAAGGAAGAACGAATGAAGAAGTATCTTGGTAGGGTGATGCGCCTTGTGAAAAGGTTTGAAAAAGCTGacttcgttcaaatcccaagggaggagaacgtGGAAGCTGATACTATAGCGAAGGAGGCCTCAGCAGACGAATCATTAGGGAAGTCAGACGAAGTTCAATATGTGCCAAGTATAGATGCCCAGGAAGTACAGCAGGTTGATAAcaaagaaaattggatgactccCATTATATCCTATTTGAAAGACGGACGACTACCAGAAGAAAAGGACGAGGCCAGAAAGGTGAGGGTGAGGTCAGCTAGATACGTCCTTATGAATGGAGTtctatacaagagaggtttctctcAACCTTACCTTAGATGTTTAGCTCCGGACGAAGCAAACTACGTGCtgagagaagttcatgaaggggcATGTGGCAATCATTCGGGAGCAAGATCACTTGTCCATAAGGTCGTCCGTGCAGGGTACTActggccgaacatgcaagctgatgctaaagcatacgTTAAGGTCTGCGACCAGTGCCAGCGATTCAGCAACGTCCCCAGGCAACCATCGGAATACCTCACCCCAATGGTGGCACCGTGGcccttcgcacaatggggactggacattTTGGGTCCCTTCCCTTTGGGAGTAAGGCAGATGAAGTTTCTAGTGGTGGGcatcgattacttcaccaaatgggtggaggcagaACCGTTGGCAAATATCACGCAACAGAATGTGAAAAActtcgtgtggaagaacatcGTATGCAGATTTGGAGTGCCGAAG actcggcttgaggggaCAAAGGGAGTGTGGCCAGATGAATTACCAGGAGTTTTATGGGCGTATAGGACCACAGTGAGGACACCTACAGGAGAGACTCCTTTCAaactagcctatggaagtgatGCAGTCATACCTGCAGAAGTACATATGGCTAATCATAgggtgatgatgtatcaagaCAAGGATAATGAAGATCAGCTTCGTCTGAACCTCGATTTAATAGACGAGGTAAGGACAAATGCAGAACACCGGGCAGCAAAGTATAAGAATCTCATGGCTATGCAGTACGACGcggtggtgaagcctaggcgtttCAACATTGGAGATCTCGTCCTGAGAAAG
- the LOC115957708 gene encoding nucleolar protein 58 isoform X2: MAKDRNGALPDKRANEEEEEEETEAPSKRKSRKAREHSGTDSDSGSGEERKGVKSRRKARESYDSEEEEDVRKKHGKSERRKKRKSRRRYSSEEDSSSGSDSESEYSDSESGQDSGSDSGVESESEGERRRRKKRRGREDEERERRRRRKEKERRRRKREKEEERKRREKRKKKKKEKKERGKKGAVTNLWGKHGIIRETDMWNKRPEFTAWLAEVKQVNLESLPNWEEKQMFKQYYNLDAYYRSKMEKEQMKGFKKVIQKERTIFDDEEQRRQELMREREKHKEEQVVALKRSMQGGMAQAMKEQAQLREEMAYQYKIGNFEAAAAIQRKLDPDVAM; this comes from the exons ATGGCAAAAGATCGAAACGGTGCGCTGCCAGATAAGCGAGCaaatgaggaagaagaagaagaagaaaccgaaGCTCCGTCGAAGAGAAAATCCAGGAAAGCGCGAGAGCATTCCGGTACCGATTCAGATTCCGGTTctggagaagagagaaaaggcgTTAAGTCTCGAAGAAAAGCGCGGGAAAGTTACGATTCGGAAGAGGAAGAGGATGTAAGAAAAAAGCACGGGAAAAGCGAGAggagaaagaagaggaaatCGCGAAGGCGGTACAGTAGCGAAGAGGATTCGAGTTCGGGTTCGGATTCTGAATCGGAGTATTCTGATTCGGAATCGGGTCAGGACAGTGGTTCGGATTCGGGGGTGGAGAGTGAGAGCGAGGGcgagaggaggaggaggaagaagaggagagggagagaggatgaggagagagaaaggagaaggagaaggaaagagaaagagaggaggaggaggaagagagagaaagaagaagagagaaagaggagagagaaacgtaagaagaagaagaaggagaagaaagaaagaggaaagaagGGAGCGGTGACGAACTTGTGGGGGAAGCATGGGATTATCAGAGAAACCGATATGTG GAACAAACGGCCAGAGTTCACTGCATGGTTGGCAGAAGTAAAACAG GTGAACCTTGAAAGTTTGCCTAATTGGGAAGAGAAGCAGATGTTTAAACA GTATTACAACCTTGATGCCTATTACAGAagtaaaatggaaaaagaacagatgaaaggttttaaaaaagttattcaGAAAGAACGTACTATCTTCGATGATGAAGAACAGCGTCG GCAAGAACTTATGCGAGAACGTGAAAAGCACAAGGAAGAACAGGTGGTAGCTTTAAAGAGGTCAATGCAGGGTGGAATG GCACAAGCAATGAAAGAGCAAGCTCAGCTGAGGGAGGAGATGGCTTACCAGTacaaaattggaaattttgaG GCTGCTGCCGCTATTCAGAGAAAATTGGATCCAGATGTTGCTATGTAA
- the LOC115957708 gene encoding vicilin-like seed storage protein At2g18540 isoform X1, translating into MAKDRNGALPDKRANEEEEEEETEAPSKRKSRKAREHSGTDSDSGSGEERKGVKSRRKARESYDSEEEEDVRKKHGKSERRKKRKSRRRYSSEEDSSSGSDSESEYSDSESGQDSGSDSGVESESEGERRRRKKRRGREDEERERRRRRKEKERRRRKREKEEERKRREKRKKKKKEKKERGKKGAVTNLWGKHGIIRETDMWNKRPEFTAWLAEVKQVNLESLPNWEEKQMFKQFMEDHNTATFPSKKYYNLDAYYRSKMEKEQMKGFKKVIQKERTIFDDEEQRRQELMREREKHKEEQVVALKRSMQGGMAQAMKEQAQLREEMAYQYKIGNFEAAAAIQRKLDPDVAM; encoded by the exons ATGGCAAAAGATCGAAACGGTGCGCTGCCAGATAAGCGAGCaaatgaggaagaagaagaagaagaaaccgaaGCTCCGTCGAAGAGAAAATCCAGGAAAGCGCGAGAGCATTCCGGTACCGATTCAGATTCCGGTTctggagaagagagaaaaggcgTTAAGTCTCGAAGAAAAGCGCGGGAAAGTTACGATTCGGAAGAGGAAGAGGATGTAAGAAAAAAGCACGGGAAAAGCGAGAggagaaagaagaggaaatCGCGAAGGCGGTACAGTAGCGAAGAGGATTCGAGTTCGGGTTCGGATTCTGAATCGGAGTATTCTGATTCGGAATCGGGTCAGGACAGTGGTTCGGATTCGGGGGTGGAGAGTGAGAGCGAGGGcgagaggaggaggaggaagaagaggagagggagagaggatgaggagagagaaaggagaaggagaaggaaagagaaagagaggaggaggaggaagagagagaaagaagaagagagaaagaggagagagaaacgtaagaagaagaagaaggagaagaaagaaagaggaaagaagGGAGCGGTGACGAACTTGTGGGGGAAGCATGGGATTATCAGAGAAACCGATATGTG GAACAAACGGCCAGAGTTCACTGCATGGTTGGCAGAAGTAAAACAG GTGAACCTTGAAAGTTTGCCTAATTGGGAAGAGAAGCAGATGTTTAAACA ATTCATGGAGGATCACAATACAGCTACTTTTCCTTCTAAAAA GTATTACAACCTTGATGCCTATTACAGAagtaaaatggaaaaagaacagatgaaaggttttaaaaaagttattcaGAAAGAACGTACTATCTTCGATGATGAAGAACAGCGTCG GCAAGAACTTATGCGAGAACGTGAAAAGCACAAGGAAGAACAGGTGGTAGCTTTAAAGAGGTCAATGCAGGGTGGAATG GCACAAGCAATGAAAGAGCAAGCTCAGCTGAGGGAGGAGATGGCTTACCAGTacaaaattggaaattttgaG GCTGCTGCCGCTATTCAGAGAAAATTGGATCCAGATGTTGCTATGTAA